One Glycine max cultivar Williams 82 chromosome 4, Glycine_max_v4.0, whole genome shotgun sequence DNA segment encodes these proteins:
- the LOC100793742 gene encoding pentatricopeptide repeat-containing protein At4g16835, mitochondrial: MYCLRLLRRKKRSPLLTSSFVTLSKYVSSHTHQHEFNNNNVIASNKLIASYVRCGDIDSAVRVFEDMKVKSTVTWNSILAAFAKKPGHFEYARQLFEKIPQPNTVSYNIMLACHWHHLGVHDARGFFDSMPLKDVASWNTMISALAQVGLMGEARRLFSAMPEKNCVSWSAMVSGYVACGDLDAAVECFYAAPMRSVITWTAMITGYMKFGRVELAERLFQEMSMRTLVTWNAMIAGYVENGRAEDGLRLFRTMLETGVKPNALSLTSVLLGCSNLSALQLGKQVHQLVCKCPLSSDTTAGTSLVSMYSKCGDLKDAWELFIQIPRKDVVCWNAMISGYAQHGAGKKALRLFDEMKKEGLKPDWITFVAVLLACNHAGLVDLGVQYFNTMRRDFGIETKPEHYACMVDLLGRAGKLSEAVDLIKSMPFKPHPAIYGTLLGACRIHKNLNLAEFAAKNLLELDPTIATGYVQLANVYAAQNRWDHVASIRRSMKDNNVVKIPGYSWIEINSVVHGFRSSDRLHPELASIHEKLKDLEKKMKLAGYVPDLEFVLHDVGEELKEQLLLWHSEKLAIAFGLLKVPLGVPIRVFKNLRVCGDCHSATKYISTIEGREIIVRDTTRFHHFKDGFCSCRDYW; the protein is encoded by the coding sequence ATGTATTGTTTACGATTATTGAGGAGGAAGAAGCGAAGCCCTTTGTTAACCTCGTCCTTTGTTACACTAAGCAAGTATGTTTCCTCACACACCCATCAACATGAGTTCAACAATAATAACGTCATTGCCTCCAACAAGCTCATCGCCAGCTACGTTCGGTGCGGTGACATAGATTCCGCTGTTCGTGTGTTTGAGGACATGAAAGTGAAGTCCACGGTTACGTGGAACTCTATCCTTGCCGCCTTTGCCAAGAAACCCGGCCATTTCGAATACGCTCGTCAACTGTTTGAGAAAATTCCCCAACCAAACACTGTTTCGTATAACATCATGTTGGCGTGTCATTGGCACCATTTGGGTGTCCATGATGCCCGTGGCTTCTTTGACAGCATGCCTTTGAAGGATGTTGCATCGTGGAACACCATGATTTCCGCATTGGCTCAGGTTGGACTCATGGGTGAGGCTCGGAGGTTGTTCTCGGCAATGCCGGAGAAAAACTGTGTGTCGTGGAGTGCCATGGTGTCTGGATATGTAGCTTGTGGGGACTTGGATGCTGCTGTGGAGTGTTTTTATGCTGCGCCTATGAGGAGTGTGATCACGTGGACTGCCATGATCACTGGGTACATGAAGTTTGGGAGGGTTGAATTAGCAGAAAGATTGTTTCAGGAAATGTCAATGAGGACATTGGTGACATGGAATGCTATGATTGCTGGGTATGTTGAGAATGGGAGGGCAGAGGATGGGTTAAGGCTATTCAGGACAATGTTAGAAACTGGGGTTAAGCCTAATGCTTTGAGCTTGACTAGTGTCTTGTTGGGTTGTAGTAATTTGTCAGCATTGCAGTTGGGTAAGCAGGTTCATCAGTTAGTTTGTAAATGTCCTTTGAGTAGTGATACGACAGCTGGGACTTCATTGGTTAGCATGTATTCCAAGTGTGGGGATCTAAAGGATGCCTGGGAGTTATTCATCCAGATTCCACGGAAAGATGTAGTGTGCTGGAATGCAATGATTTCTGGATATGCTCAACATGGGGCTGGCAAAAAAGCTCTTCGTTTGTTTGATGAGATGAAAAAGGAAGGCTTGAAGCCAGATTGGATTACTTTTGTTGCAGTATTGTTAGCTTGTAACCACGCAGGATTGGTGGATCTTGGTGTCCAATATTTTAACACAATGAGAAGGGATTTTGGAATTGAAACTAAGCCAGAACACTATGCATGCATGGTTGACCTTCTTGGTCGAGCTGGAAAGTTATCTGAGGCTGTGGATTTGATAAAAAGTATGCCATTTAAGCCCCATCCTGCCATTTATGGAACACTTCTGGGTGCTTGTAGGATCCATAAAAACTTAAACCTGGCCGAATTTGCTGCCAAGAATCTGCTTGAGCTTGATCCAACTATTGCAACTGGATATGTTCAATTGGCTAATGTTTATGCAGCACAAAACAGATGGGACCATGTTGCTAGTATCCGAAGATCAATGAAAGACAATAATGTAGTGAAGATACCTGGATATAGTTGGATTGAAATAAACAGTGTGGTGCATGGGTTTAGATCAAGTGATAGATTGCACCCTGAATTGGCTTCTATACATGAGAAACTAAAAGACttggagaagaaaatgaagttgGCTGGTTATGTGCCTGATCTTGAATTTGTGTTGCATGATGTGGGAGAGGAGCTGAAAGAACAGCTTCTTTTATGGCATAGTGAGAAGCTGGCAATTGCATTTGGCCTTTTAAAGGTACCATTAGGGGTTCCAATCCGGGTGTTCAAAAACTTGAGAGTCTGTGGAGATTGCCACTCTGCAACCAAGTACATCTCAACTatagaaggaagagaaatcatAGTTAGAGATACAACTAGGTTTCATCATTTCAAGGATGGGTTCTGCTCCTGCAGAGATTACTGGTAA
- the LOC778107 gene encoding dof zinc finger protein DOF5.6, which translates to MGLSSLHVCMDSSDHWLQGTIHEESGMDSSSSPSGDMLTCSRPMIERRLRPPHDQALKCPRCDSTHTKFCYYNNYSLSQPRYFCKTCRRYWTKGGTLRNIPVGGGCRKNKKVSAKKSNDHQLVNNNNINQTRPPHHHHPKDLQLSSFPDVQFSHLSNLLGTNANPSFMEGKYGIGMIENPRPIDFMMESKLEGIIGSGSSSRNFDFFGNNDMSMGMASVGLGDMNGATTHQNGLPPNLYHHGLSAFGGMSMSLDHGNNNNSDNNGANRYLMDSCQRLMLPYDVSNEDHNAQIDVKPNPKQLLSLEWQDQGCSDAGKDSFGYLNGPGSWTGMMNGYGSSTTHPLV; encoded by the exons ATGGGTTTATCTTCTTTGCACGTCTGCATGGATTCATCAGATCATTGGTTGCAG GGCACAATTCACGAGGAGTCTGGGatggattcttcttcttcaccctCTGGGGATATGCTTACATGCTCAAGGCCCATGATAGAGAGGAGGCTAAGACCCCCACATGACCAAGCTCTTAAGTGCCCCAGGTGTGACTCAACCCACACCAAGTTCTGCTACTACAACAACTACAGTCTTTCTCAGCCAAGGTACTTCTGCAAGACCTGCAGAAGGTACTGGACAAAAGGAGGCACTCTTCGGAACATTCCTGTTGGTGGTGGCTGCagaaagaacaaaaaggtctctGCCAAAAAATCCAATGACCACCAATTAGttaacaacaataatattaacCAAACACGGCCCCCACACCACCACCACCCCAAAGACCTTCAACTCTCCTCCTTCCCAGATGTGCAATTTTCTCACCTCAGCAACTTGCTTGGGACCAATGCAAACCCTAGTTTCATGGAGGGCAAATATGGAATTGGCATGATTGAGAACCCTAGGCCTATTGACTTCATGATGGAGAGCAAGCTGGAGGGCATAATTGGGAGCGGCAGTAGttctagaaattttgatttttttggaaacaATGACATGTCTATGGGTATGGCTAGTGTTGGGCTGGGAGATATGAACGGTGCTACTACTCATCAAAATGGGTTGCCACCAAATTTATATCATCATGGTCTTTCAGCATTTGGTGGCATGTCTATGTCCCTTGATCatggcaacaacaacaacagtgaTAATAATGGTGCTAATAGGTACTTAATGGACTCTTGCCAGCGTTTGATGCTGCCATATGATGTCAGCAATGAGGACCATAATGCCCAAATTGATGTGAAGCCAAACCCTAAACAGCTATTGTCCCTTGAATGGCAAGACCAGGGTTGCTCTGATGCGGGAAAAGACTCATTTGGGTATCTCAACGGTCCAGGATCATGGACTGGCATGATGAACGGCTATGGATCTTCCACCACACACCCTTTGGTCTAA